The genomic interval TGGGTGAACAACAGCATCCATAACAGTGATTTGGTTTGTTCTTGTATTCTTTGGACGGTATAACCAGATGATGTACTTTAAACAACATGGGTTCTAGCATGTACGGCTAAGACGTTTTATTTACTATCAGAGAATATTGCATTTTGCTGCTTCTTAAAAATCGTTTCAGCATAACTCCAGAGCGTAATGTGACAATGCATTCATTTCCTCTGTGCATGAGCgtaagtgtgaatgtgtctgactggcttaatgtgtgtgtgtgtgcgagagcaAGCTGTGCACCAGATCTTTTGTATGTGCGCACACATGTAAAATGCTATTTTTGTCGCTTGAACGCACATTAGAGAAGGTGGATGCTCATCTTAGAGAGCTGCCATTACTTCCCTGCCTCAAatggaagttgttttttttctgtgacgtTCAGGTACAGAGAGGAAAAATCAGCCTCGGGAGACATGAGATAACCACATACCATGAAAATGACAAGCTGGGTTGAGCAATCGGGAGAAACATGTTTTCCAATATGCCACCTTATGCAAGCGATACATTTGAGAAATTAGCTGTCAAGAGGGAGCCACTCGGAGGCTCCTTTCATCCAGCTGAAATCTGtctgacctttaaaaaatactgagaGTTTGCCTTCTTCCACGTTATATTTATAGGCATTTGTTATGgtttatttatcagtttttatgtatgtttttggAATATTTATTCACGTTGATTTATTTATGcgttgtttccttttttttcttcttttgactGCCTCCCTCGTAAACCTGCACCGATTGAAACAGTGGAATGTGTGGTCTGAACGTGAGCAGAAAATAGATGCATCCTCTGCGGTGTGACATTTGGCTAGTGCCTCACTGTCCCACTTCTAAAAGGAACCCAAAGGACTGCTTTTAGCTGTGGCTCTTGGGGCTGAAAGAGAGATAGGGGGTTAAAGACAGATAAGGGGAGTGGGATTACAAGGATTTGCCACCTTTTATTCTTGTTATTCAAATCGTTTTTTGTCAGTAACATTGTGTGGGCCATGGAGCAAGATGaggcaaagaaaagaagaagaaaaaaaaaggcctgagTATCATCACTTGAGCCATAGGGGGAATATGTGCAATACTGGTTTATTGGTACAGGACTTGGATCTGCAGCTGAACCTGGGAGCTGACTGTGTTTACAAATGAAAGGACAATATGCACATGtcttctgctctgctgcagtgCTCGACAAGGTGAGGCACGGATCTTATGGCTCAGTAGCGGGGCATCGTACCGAGGCAGCTCTCTCTGGTCAACTGAGGACAACTGAATGTATTTTAACAAGCAGGACTGAAAAACAATCCACTCCAGGGTGGAAGTGTTAATGGGAAACGCAAAGAcggccatcatcatcatctccatcCTCATCGTTCTCATCATCATTAactccatccctccctcattGTATTTGACATAATGTGCTGATGCTGATCTCCAGTGCTCAGCTGGGACCTGCCCCAGGGAGGAACACTGTTTAGACAGACACTCCCCCATGAGAAGGAGGAATGTGCGTCACCTTGGGCCTGCTTCTGCCTCTTTCCAGCACCTCCCAGCtccttctctttccctccctcacGTTGCATCTCATCCCCATTTTTAATATCAATCTCAATGGACTCCATTAGTGCAGCACTTCTTTGAGAATGTTAATTTGTTTTGTCAAAAGCTTTGTTTATCCCAGATTAATATCTCAATAAACAGAGGAGTGCTCTGCTGTGGTAAATGATAGTGATTATACAGTAGGTCTGCAGCTCATGCTGTAGAAGGAGGCGCACACAATGGGAGTTTCTCACCATTCAGATCCCTCCAAACCCCTGATTACAATAATAACACCGTGGGTACTAATTTACTGCAGTGAACTCGCCCTCTGTTTCTGTTCTGCTCTCCTTTTCCTGTCTGCAAATGTTGAACGCAATTCCCATTCCATGCCGTGGCTAGTCTGACAGTGTTAAGATTGGGAGTTGTTTAAAAGGTGGGATGCCCAACCTTTGACATAGTGCTGTTTCACCCCTGCAGCTTAGTGTCAGTGGAGAGTGAGCTGCTGCATTGTTCAGTCTATCATTAGACAGCAGAGGTCCCAGCAGGCCTACAGTCCGCTTACTCGGACTTGaccctttcacacacagacttttttcTTGTCCAGTGATTTCAGTGACGCATATCACACCAGGAGGGAAGTCAGGAGAGGGGGGGCGCAGGATGCTGGTGTGTGAGTTTAACAGCAGCTGAGGTGCAGAGGGTCTGTAAGTCTGCACAGGGTGTCCCAGGAGGGGACAGAGCAGGGACAACATGAGCCCAGATGTCACTAAGTCACAGCTATAGgcggtaagagagagagagagagagagagaggatggctGGTGATGAGGGCGCTTGCAGAGACAGAGGATATGCAGGGCTGGATCTGGAGATAAGGAGATGGATGGGCTTTGTGTTGGTGGTTTGCAGTCCAGAGGTTATCACTTTATTGTTGCTGTTGATCAAGCCAGCGTGTCAGATCTCTCAACTTACCCACATGAAGAGGGTGAGAGATGATATGACTGCTGATTGGACGAATGGAtgcttccttaaaaaaaaaagttttcaaaaaatccACTGCCGCTTCAGCCGactaaaaggacatttttagtATGCTTATAAATGTGACAGGATTTCCCTGCatagatttttaaaacaataataaagtattACTATTTTGTTATTGATCTATTGTAACATGTCCACATGACTGCTGTACAGTACCTATAGAGTAGTTTTAATAATCCGTAAGGGTTCGGCATAAACCCATCATGAGGATAGTGCTGCTGATCTCTTATGCTATCTGTCTGTGGAGCCTTACCTGAAATCCAGGCGAGCGGCCATCTTTGAAGCACAGGGTGGGGCCAGAAACAGAGAGGCTTCTGGATAGGATGGGGTTCTCCAAATGCTAATCATTTGAGCCCTATTCTTTACAGAGACCCAAAGGTCCAAAACGAAAACAGGTCAGGCAGTTTTAGACGCCGAAGGGGAGAAAGACAAATCTGCCGTTTGCTTGTTAACATCGCTCTACATGACGCAGAAGCAGGCTGAATCTGTtggcatgattttttttaaatgttcctctttttctttctcacttgtCGTGCTGTCTCTGAGAGCGAGGAAGGAGCTGACTTGTGCCTGCATGTGTCTGTCCATGGCTGTAGTGATGTTCTATGTGACCAGCCAGGAAATGCTGACAGTCTGTGATTAAAGGGAACATAGCTGGCTGTAGCTGGTGTGAATGGGATATTTGAAATAGAAGCCAAaggctgcattaaaaaaaagcttggtACTGTAGAACCTGGTCAGTATTGGAAATCCCTGAAATGCTATATGGGAATAAATAATTGTGTATTGGTGATTTATATAGCAGGATGTAGGCATTGCGATAAGTACTGACATTGTGCCATGTGGGGTTCTACATGTAACAACCATTTCCAGAGCTTTCTGTGATTTTTCTATGAAATGGATCATTTATTATGTACCACTGCGACATTTGTAAACTGAGGTTCATATAACACCttgattctgtttttctttgagggATGATGTTCAtatgttttttctattttttatttgtttgcttaCACTCATTGCTTTGACAGCTGTCAGGGCGAAAGGGGGGGAGGATTTTATTTGAGTGTTTGCGTCATCGCATTGTCAGAGCGACCTTGTATCAGcacatattaataaaaaaaacattgaaaatgtaCGCTGTTAATGCTTCAGGGTTTCTCTGGGAATGTTTTGAAGGGGGCTCAGATGTGGTGTGTATGCAATGTGTTGACGTAAGGCGTAATTGGTTGTGTGCGTATGAATGTGCCAGTTTTTCTAAACAGCACACAGAAATTATTGATAATCTTTGGCTTTGCTCTTTGCATAATCATCTTCAGTAAATCTACCTCGTGACTCAAACTGGGAATGAAAAGACATCTTTAAGCTCTAATACAGTggttatgttttattcatgggCTGTCCTGGAGGTTACGGCTGCACTGTGCTGCTCATCTGTGTAGCATGGAAAGCAAGGGACTGAAGCCAAGCAACCCAGCCTCATCCTGAGTCAGCTCCCCCTTGAACCACACACTGTATGCATATGCAGATTGGACCTGTGGGTTGGGATGATGATTCTGTCAAACACTGGTCTGTGTCCAAAGCATACTACACAAAGTGATCAgagagatgcagaaaaaaagctaGCGGTCCGTTTGGGAGACAAAACCCAGAATCTAAACTCTCTGAGTGTTTGGACAGGGACTAGTGAGAGCTTTACAggatggagaagaggaggacTGGTCCCATGCTAATCTGGGAGAAAGGAAAGCTTTGTTTTCACTACAGTGACCCAAAGTCAGTATTACCAAGACCAACTTAAACATTTCCTTCAACCATCTCTTATGTATCTCCATGTACATGCAGACATGTGAGCGCTCTGGCTCAGCTGGATTTAGCTTTACAAAGCATCAGTCAAGGTTAATTAATCATACAGTGGGGTGTGATCCCCGATGTAATCGCTTTAAAACTGCCATGTGAATACAGCTTACTGACTTTTCAATGCAGCACTGTTTGCTTGCAGCTGCCTGTTAAGCCTGAACATCACGCAGCAGTAGGCGACCTTTAGTACACTCCGGAGTTACCGTAAACATTGTGATACACTGGAGATCAGTTAAGGGTAACACACGAGTGCAGCCCAGCTAGCTTCCCTTTAAGCCATCTTATCCCTGATGTGGTGTGATCAGTGTTCATCTCCTGCTGAGTTTTGTCTCCTTGGCTGCTCATAATCCCGTTCACAGCCAAGTGTTATTGGTTACTAATTAGCTGATAGCTAGTTATTATGTGCATCAGAGCATAGAGGATTCCTCCGTAATTACAGCTTCTCTCatgtacctgttttttttttcccatgtcaTGCAGTACACTGTGCATGTATTATCACGTGACGCACTCACCCCCTACCCATCCACCCATCTGCCCATGCAGTCCCCGCCTCGCTCATGTCCCCTCACTGAAACTCCCTGTGAGGGGAAGCTCTGAGGCCTTGACCATTCAATCACCCTCTTTTCACCGCTGGTTCAgtaacactttcacacactgacataccaACATGAGCAACAAGGCCTCTGACCCCTGATACACTCTCTTCCTGGCACTCGGTCCATCAGAGTGGTAAACCGAGGGGGGTTTTCTCAAGGTCATTGCACATTGAAGGAAGCAAAAATAGAATCACAGCAACTCTCAGCAGATCCCAAGAGGTGCATGAAATCCTGTCAAAatcactgtgtttttgtgtaactGTAATTACATACATACACTCGGGGGACCTAAATCTTTTAAGTAATGTATCATAGATATGCAGCTCTGAAATTACCAGCAGATGTGCCTTTGATTAGTTGATTAATAGATCAGAGCAATGTATTAGAGGGATCAACGCAGTCACAGTCACTGATTACatgaaagaacaacacaaaagtcCATCAACATTACTATGATGGAGGCtgtaatttataaaaaaaataatcattgcATCTTACCCACAGTGGTTTATAATATGAATAgaatatgtaaataaaacacatgtattttaaatgtgtacattATAGTAACATTTGATTTGAAGCTATTGCAATCAGGACTAAATACGCATTAATAAGGTTTGCATCACTCAACTAGTAGAATGGGGGTATTATGTTTCCCTTTACCTCGTGGATGTGAGACTCATGTGTATatactgccccctggtggattTCTTATAAAGTGATGCCTTCACAAAGTAacgtaaaaaaagaaaaatcgaGGGAGTAAAATCTAGGGTGGAATGAACAATTTATTTCCAACTCCAtgtaaatagaatagaatagaatagaattactttattgatcccaaactgggaaattgtgggaAATATAACAATAGTTCcttacaaacatacagaaaatgTTATGATCATCAAATTTGCCAATCTAAAAGTAAAtgcaatacaacaacaaaagaaaacacatgatcaaaataTGATTTCTTTAACACAAGATATAATGTAGGTTACAAAAAGAGAGTATGAATCAGGAGATAGGAATAAACATGATGCTAGATTAAGCAGGAAATAATAGGGTAAAGGCACGCTTACTAAAATAATGAGGATCACATAAAGGTACATGTTTAAAActccaataaaacaaaaatgcattACATTTTGTGATTCATTTAAATGCATATATTGATAAATGGccatgagcttgtatagcgcttcgGCAGAgacggcagaggctgctatgtaaagttcACTAATCCATTCAATCTGATAGACATGCCACTGACGCAGCAGCGGgggcaatttggggttaagtgtcttgcccaaggacacatcgacatgtggccGTAGAAGCTGGGGGTCAAACCCCCAacctaccactgagccacagccgcccctgtcATACTAcctgtattatatatataacaGGTATTATATAATATGGAACATTTGATTTTCTAACCAAACATTCCTTATACTAATATTAAGCCTCACAGTTGTGTATGTGGTATCTTTACTGACTGGTTCACCCATCCTTTGGTAGAGCTGTGCCCTTCATAATCTCAATGACAAACATCCCAtgcacttgtttgtttgtttgtttgttttgtccagGTAATGAAAAAGTTTGGCCAAATATAATAAATCATATTCACTGTGAAGACCACAGTCAACAGACAGCCTGTGTGACTGATCATGTATCAGTGAATATTCtggacacaacacaaagacaccacAGGGTGTCAtcataatgaataaaatatgttgTAATCATAAAGTCATGATTAAAgggtctttaaaaatgtaactttgtaaGGACAGCTTGTGGTCAACATAGTTATTGTTACATATCCCAAAGGACTGTCAGTAAAGTAACCACATACCCTGACTGTGAGAACACTTTATGTATACTGAAGgtgttcattattattattattataaatcagTACTTATGAACACCAGATTTCTTCATGTTGGATGCTGACTTCACGTCAACATCCTGGTCGGGGTTGGGGCAGCTCTTGTCCACCAGAGCTGCAGCTTCACCTGTCATGTCAGAGCGTGCGATGGAATCTCTGGAGACAGACACAGCACAGCATAAAGACATGAAACGTCTGCACAGAAACAGCCGAGATTGTTTACTGTATGTTCACTTTCTGAAAAGAACTCAGATAAGTTCTGAAACTCTGACTTTTCAGCCCTTCAAAtattttgaatataaaatatttggAGGGCAGAGCAGTTCACAAAGTTATTCCTGGCAGCTGTCCCATCATCAGAAACATATTACAAGGTGTAAAGAAGACTGCAAAGTGGAAAGGGATGCCATGAGAGCAGAGTGGCAGAGAAGGAAGGCAATCTCACCCCTGACTTGGCATCAGTGGCTTTCTCTCATTCTCATCTTCTTTAGGACCACGATCAACGAGAGGCCGTCCATTCTGCATGTCCCTGttcctgcagaagaagaattCACAGCCATTAGTATCCAGCAGGGGGGCTTTGAAAATCCAGGGTGAATACTTAATGACAATGAAGTGGACTACCACAGCTGAAATTACATAGCTATTGTAGAAACTgtcctgtttgtttctatttgctGCTCTTTTAAAGTATATATTATTTCAGtatatatacattttctgtcagtggtgcagtggttagcaatGTTGCCTCACATCCAGAAGGTTcatggttcaaatccctgtcagacaggttCATTCTGTGAgtagtttgcatgttctcctcccaaagacatgctcgttagattaactgctgactctaaattgtccataggtgtgaatgtaagtttggctggttgtctgtctctatatatGTCGGCCCTGTTATTGACcggcaaacagtccagggtgtactctcgcccaatgacagctgcaCCCACCCGCGATCCCAACCCAACCTCCTCGCCGTGAGGAGACAGTGCTAACCtttgcaccaccatgcagcccatCCTACAAGCAAACGTTAATCATTATAAATCTTAGACCTACTCATCAATGTCTTTCTCTTTGCCGTCAGTCACTCCTCCTGGGTCATCTCTCAGGTTCCTGAGACGACAGACATATATACAGTAATTGTTGTTAAATGATCATAAATACATTGATTTAAACATAACGaaatacaataacaataactGAATAACATTCAGTGCCAAAAGCTCACCTGTGCATGGATCGCAGTTTAGAGGCTCCATCAGGGACATCTATGCCTCCACTGCAAGACAAATATAAGAGTTTAGAACTCAGTCAAGGTAAAGCTCTTTAAAGGACAAAAAGTTTACAGACACAAGCTAAAGATATCACTTCTTCCTCTTACACTTTGGACGGCTGGGTTCCATTGTTGTAGATGTTGTCCAGACTTTGAGTTTGAGGAGTCTCTCCATCAGCTTGAGGATCAGTACTATGGAGACAAAATGCTGCTTTTATCAGATTACAGTCTTgacttgaaaaaaagaaacgttgATGATTTTGACAAACAGGTTAACAGAAGGTTGGAGTGTTAGCATTGAAGCCAAACCTTTGAACTTGCACGCTCTCAAGCATGCTATTTCTCCCATTTTGATCAGCTGCACGTTGACCAATCACAGGCTGCATCAACCTATAatgacacagagaaaaaaagacgagCATGTATTCAATTTCACTGACCTGTGCTCACAGTAGCTTCTGAATGTTTGCTTACTTGAAGACAGCGCGGTGGTTGCCATCCATCTGAGCCCACAGGGTCCTTAATAGAGAAATAATTTTCtaatcaataaaacaacagagcTACTCAGCTATAGAAGAAATATCTGTAAGCGGTTTTGCAAATTTAAAATTGCATTTTGTGTTACAACTGATCAACCTCCTGTAAAAGGTCAGGAGACGTAATGGCAGAAATGCATTTGAACTAAAACAGTGCCAGCTGAAAGTTATGTAACCAGTTAGACTAGCATCTCAGGGCTCGCCCTTCTTGGAAACCCCCTGTGAGAAGTGCAGCTTAACAGAGGAACTGTGTGTTCCTTCCTGAAAACATGGCAAACAAACAACCAGCACATTTCTGAAGCCATATATTGTACAGGAAGGTAAGAAGGGAAGTGGCAGTGAAAGGTTTGAGGAAATATGTTTGAACTCACTTTTTTAGGCAAGATTTATAGCGCCAACAAAGCCATATGATCCCCAAGAAGAGCGCTGCTACCCCAACTGATCCAATAGACAACAgacaatattaaacatgttaCTGTCAGATATTCATTCAAGATGTGTTACAGCAAAAGAGTTATGCCAATAATAAAATAGTTTAGCTACTCCTATAACATCAtggtgttattttaaaaaaaaacttccactTACTAATGAGGACTAATTTTAAATCTTTGGAAACACTTGGCGGTACGTTCTCTGATGAATCGTTGGTAACAGGAGTTGGTAGGTTCTCTGTTAAAGGTAAAGAGGGGGTTATTCCACATCTAATGTTTATACATCTAAAAATCAGCAATGTCAAATGAGCACTTAATATTAAATTGTTTAAACACTACATGCCATCAGCAGCTTACCACGTATTATATACGACAAGCAGACATCTTCTACATGCCGTCCctgaaaatagaataaaaagtCTGTACTGTCAGAGATTGGAGTACATGATTcacattaaacaacaaaaccaaatcaaCTTGTTTCTTTTCCAGTTTATAAGAATATACTGTTTGATTAAAGATGGGGGACTTACAGAAGGGACTGTGCACTTTATTCGCAGGTCTGTACAATTCTCAGTGAAGAATGAAGTCTTGTTAAGATTCATCCGTGGATGCAAATACTTATGACGTCCAGACATATATTGAGCAATCTTTGTCTGTCAAGGTAAAAACAACAGGCTAAATTAGAACAGAGGTTGCTACATTGTTTTCTTATACTACAAAAAATCTGTGCTACAAGTcttttgataaaaataaatcatttcataaTACAGAATTCTGACTGCTACAGAGCTTAAAGGAAAATCAAAATACCTCGTTTTGGTCCACAAATATTTGATTTGCATCTGAACACTCATGTAAGTAACTGAAGCCATCCGCAGACTTTAGCTCTTTGCATGATATGATTTTTTGACGGCAACCTGTGAGAACAATTGAATTGTGTATCACAAACCAAGATTTTAAGATAAGAACCAAGATACGCACATTAGGTGGTGATACTGAAAGTAATAAATAACTccaaaaaaagtgagaaatatGTGTTGTAAACATCCCCAGCTCTTACCTAGGCTTCTTCCAAGACAGAGTGATATCATCAGGgttagaaataaacacattttacccTTCATTTTGTCGAATAAAAAGGAGAGACGGGCGCTCAGTCAAATCTTCGCTGTATGTAACAAGGAAGTAAGTTGAACAGGAAGTTAACCTTCAATAGTTATGTGGATATAATAATTGTCATGCCACAGGCTGCCTTGAGACACTAGGGGAGGCTATCATCCTACACATCAGACACACATCCAGCAGGCTGCCATGAGACACAGAACTCCACAGGGTTTACTTTTTCATACTTGTTGACATGAAAATAGAGGAATGGCAGTGTCAACATGTTGCGGCTCCAGCATTTTCTCtttaacagacaaacaaacagatgtgtcATTAGACAAACACATCCTGAAGCCCAGCATGGATTCTGTGTCGTTGTGGCAGGATTCCTCTTCCCCTCAGGTGGAAGAATTTGCTTTCATCCTGTTGGAGGATGGCAGTGAACCCGACATATTCTAACCATGAGAGAGCAGAGGGACAACAGAGGCCTCTGAGTATACTCAAAGAGGCCTCTGTCATttccctttcacacacacacacacacacacacacacacacacacacacacacacacacacacacacacacacacacacacacaaacacagacacagagagcatgGATAAAGCAGAAGCCGCCCTGGTGCAGCACGCTTCATTTACACTGCATCTTCTCTGGTCCATcgagaaaacacagagcagagtcTGTGTCACTCAATACGG from Labrus mixtus chromosome 20, fLabMix1.1, whole genome shotgun sequence carries:
- the LOC132995739 gene encoding uncharacterized protein LOC132995739; the encoded protein is MKGKMCLFLTLMISLCLGRSLGCRQKIISCKELKSADGFSYLHECSDANQIFVDQNETKIAQYMSGRHKYLHPRMNLNKTSFFTENCTDLRIKCTVPSGRHVEDVCLSYIIRENLPTPVTNDSSENVPPSVSKDLKLVLIIGVAALFLGIIWLCWRYKSCLKKTLWAQMDGNHRAVFKLMQPVIGQRAADQNGRNSMLESVQVQSTDPQADGETPQTQSLDNIYNNGTQPSKVGGIDVPDGASKLRSMHRNLRDDPGGVTDGKEKDIDENRDMQNGRPLVDRGPKEDENERKPLMPSQGDSIARSDMTGEAAALVDKSCPNPDQDVDVKSASNMKKSGVHKY